The genomic interval TGAATTCGGGTTTCAGCGCGTGAATATAAGCGAGGTTTGAATAACCTGTCCCAAAGTCATCCAACGCCAGAGCTATATTTGATTGTCGAAGCCTTGCAAACCATTCGCTCAGCCGTGGCGTAAAATGCAGCGGATTTCGTTCCGTGATTTCAATAACCAGCTGAATCTGGCCCGACGAAAGTTTTTGCAAAAGCTCAAGCGTATCCGTTTCAAAGCGCGGATCGAGACAGTTATCCGTGCTCAGATTAAGGCTGATGTAGAGCCGCTCAGGAAAAAGGTGGATACGAGGCTGGAGATCGGCAATAACCTGCTGAATCAGATGATGCATTAGTGGAGCAATCAGCCGGTGCTTCTCCGCCAGCGGGATAAACGTATCCGGAGACACTGGGCCATACAGCGGATGATTCCAGCGAGCGAGCACTTCGATACCCGCAATCTTGCCCGTCAGGCTGTCAAAAAAGGGCTGGTAGACTGGCACGATCTCGCGCCTTTCAATGGCCGCGCTCAGGGTGCTTTCCCGGGAGAGGGGAAAGAGGCGAGCCTGCAGGGTGTTCAAGCTGCCGGGCAATCCCGGCGTTGTCTTTGTCATGGTTATCACCGAGAGCCTTAAACGCGCGGCGACCTGTCCCGGTAGCCGCGCGGCAGTTATCAGAATTTAACCCATTCGTCCTGTCCACGGGCGGGAGGGCGTTTAAAAGGTGCAACGCTGGCGGTTTGTTTGCTCTCTTTTGGCAGGGTTTCAGGACGCGTGGTATGAGCTTTTGAGACACGGAAAATCGACACCACTTTTTCAAGCTGAACAGCCTGCTCCTCCAGCGAAATGGCCGCAGCAGAAGACTCTTCCACCAGGGCGGCGTTCTGCTGAGTAGTGGTGTCCATTTCAGCCATGGCCTGGGCAATTTGTGAAATTCCGCGGCTTTGTTCATCAGTGGCAGCGGCAATTTCGTT from Enterobacter sp. JBIWA008 carries:
- a CDS encoding EAL domain-containing protein, encoding MTKTTPGLPGSLNTLQARLFPLSRESTLSAAIERREIVPVYQPFFDSLTGKIAGIEVLARWNHPLYGPVSPDTFIPLAEKHRLIAPLMHHLIQQVIADLQPRIHLFPERLYISLNLSTDNCLDPRFETDTLELLQKLSSGQIQLVIEITERNPLHFTPRLSEWFARLRQSNIALALDDFGTGYSNLAYIHALKPEFIKIDKLFVSQISENGDTRLVDSLIELAKRMQLSIIAEGVETEAQANYLRFKNSDFLQGYYFCKPMKINELIGSIHT